The Faecalibacterium sp. I3-3-89 sequence TGATGATGAGCAGCGGGGTGAGGTTGCCCACGAACATGGCGAAAACGTGCTGCAGGCCCAGCGGGACGGCGTGGCGCAGCGGCATCTTCGCCTCGAAATCATATGCCGAATTTTCCAGTTCAGCGCTCTTTATCATATCCTAGCTCCTTTGCTTCACTTCCGGGTTTTGTAACAAGCATAGAAAATTATAGCAGACCAGCGGCGGAAACGGTAGATGTTTTCGAAGTTTTTCTTCCTCTTTTCGTCATAAGTCGTACTTCTCCCGCTCCCCCTACACCCCCGGCACCAGCAGTCTTTGAGCCTCATCGAGGCGCTCTGTGCCCTCGGGCAGGTCGTTGGCGGCGAGCATCTGGCCCGGCGAGACGTGGTAGCGCTTGGCGATGGCGAAAAGCTCCTCCCCCGCCTGCGCATAGCAGATGCGCAGCGACACCTCGGGGTCGGCGGGGGCCAGCGGGTCGCCCAGCTCCACCCCGCCCACCAGCGGCCACGTCTGCCGCACCAGCACTGCGCCCTCGGCCCGGACGGTGAGGGACACCTCCAGCGCACCGCCCGCGCTGGTGCACTGTACGTCCTGCACTGTCAGCCAGCACTCAGGGTAGGCTTGGGCGTCGGGCGGGAGATCGGCGGGCAGGGGCAGGGCGTAGTCCAGCGCCTTTTCGTAGCACTCGATCTCCCCGAGGGTGTTTTCGGCGAAAGCCGACACCACGGCCCGGGCCGTCAGCGCGGCCCTCCCCTCGCTCCGCGTCAGGCTCACCGGCCCGAAGGAAGCAAAGCAGGCCAGAATGTGCGCGCCCGCATCGGGCAGCGGCCCGGACCCCCGCAGCACCGTCGTCTCGTCCAGCGTACAGAGCAGCCCCTCGGTGGCGATGGTCTGGGGCGTCACCTCGGCGGCGAAGCGGGTGGAAAAGGCGTCGGCCACGCATTGGAGCTGGTAGGGGCGCCAGCCGCTCAGCCGGAGCAGGGCGGTGGCCGTCAGGGTGGTGGAGGCGCTGCCGTCCTCGGCGGTCTCCCCCTCGGCGGCGGCAAAGCCCACCGGCGCAAGGGTGCACAGGCACTGGCAGTCCTCGCTCAGCCCCTCCACGTCCACGATCTGATGGAAGGGCAGCTCGGCGGTCTGGCTCAGGAGGGCGGCGTCCCCCTCGGCCCGCCACGCGCAGAGGGCGCGGAGGGTCCCCTTCGCCACGGCCTTGCCCTGCATCCGCTTCAGCTCCCTCACCTCGGCGGTGCCGGTGATGTCGAGGATGGCGGCGGGGGGCTTGGGGAAGGTCAGCGCCCCCTCGATGGTGACGAGCTTTTCGAGGGTGGCGGCCCGCCGCACGCCCCCAAGGGTCGTCAGCTTCTGCTCGATGCCGCCCTCGCTGAGGGCTGTGATGACCTCGGTGGACAGCTGGGCGTGGACGCTCACCACCAGCCCATAGGCCCCCCGCACCTCGATGCGGCGGGAGTTGACGGCCCGGCAGTTGAGGTACTCGGTCTGGCCCTCGACGCAGGCCGTCCACGCGGTGGCCCCGAAGCTGGGCAGCTCGAGGGTCTTGGTGAAGGGCAGCTTCTGCTCGGTCTGGCACAGGCCCGCCCCCTCTTCGCCCTGATAATAGACGGTGCAGCGCAGATACCCTTCCAGCGTCAGCCGCCCGGGGGCCAGCTGCTTTTGCAGCACCACCGGCTGCGCGAAGCACTTGACGATGCGCTGCACCGGCGGCAGATAGTCCGAGATGAGAAGTTCGGTCTCAAGGGGCAGCTCTGCCTTGGCCGTGCAGTCCGCACCCGCCGCAGGCAGAACGTCCCGGAACACTTTCAGCTCCATGGTGATGCTCCTTTCCTGTCCTTGCTCTTGGGAAAGTGTATGCGGGCAGGAAGGGCGGTATGACGGAGCTGCACCTCCGAGCCATGCAGGTTATCTGGCGAAGTTCCCAAATATCAGCGTACCAACGCCATAAAACAAACTTCGCCAAGGTGGCGAACTTGTGCCCAGCTGGCGAAATAGGTACTTCGCCAATCGGGGGAACTTCGCCACGTTGGCGAACAACTGATATTTAATGATGTATCGTTTAATTTATAGGAACTTCGCCACTTGTTCCACCGCAGTGGAGCCGTATCGTGCAGTTGAAAAGGCTCTCCCCGCGGCTTGCCCTCTCCGTCATTGCTTCGCAATGCCACCTCTCCCAAAGGGAGAGGCATTGGCATGTCGGGCAACTCTGCGCTGACCGCTGGAAGCTCAATATGGCGCAAAAAATAGTGCCCTGCTACAGAGGGCAGCAGCTTCGGGACAATATCCCTTGTCAAGCTGTTGTGAATCTCTGTAGCAGGGCACTACCGTTTTCGGATAGAGTAAGCTTTGCTCGTCCCGCGTGGGCCTGACCGACACGCCAGTGGCTCCCCCTTTGGGGGAGCTGGCGAGCGGAGCGAGACTGAGAGGGCTAGCCCGCTCCGAGGGGGAAAAGCTTTCTTTCCGGAAAAGGGTGTGTAAAGCAGAGCCTAATCACTGCTTTCGCTCCTAAAATATGATGACCATCGCGGCGTATGTTTTATCGCCTTTCTGGAACGTACCAGCGTATAGTTCAGCGTTATTTATATTGAGGGATTTCAATTGAGCTTTTAAGAAAGAATACTTTGTCAGACGAGAGTCATAGGAAGGCACACCAGTATCAGGATCAGGCCCTCGATCCTTATAGCTACCTACGTAAATCATCCTGTGACCCGGATCAGTAACCGCTGTCCCGTCGGAGGAAGGCCATTCCATCACGTCCACGCATAACTGCTGGTTTAACAATTTGTCTTTCATGATGGATCCGAGCGCAGCATCTATAGCCGGCTTGTTCACCAACTCGCCGTCGATGAGCCATTCCGCGTCAAATTTTTTTGCCACTGCCTCAAGCGTCTCCTTGGCCTTGTCGCTTACTGTGGTTTCAGAAAGTTCCAAATACGCCTTGAGCGGCTCGAGCTTATTGTTAAGCTCCTCGGACTCCCTCACAAGGCCCTTTTCGCTGCCGTGGGAAGCGCTGCCGCTCCCGCTGCCAAAGAACCAGTCGTAGAGGTCCTCCAGCGGTGCGCAGGCGGTGAGGGTCGCTGCGGTCATCACGCCCGCGAGGGCGAGGGCAAGGAATTTTTTCCGTTTCATGGTCGTTACCTCCATTCGTGCGATGTGTTTCGGTAGCTCTATTATAACTTGCCTCGCCGCCCCCCGCAAGTGCGATTCACGCAGATTTCAAGGCCTTTCACGCAGATTTGGGGGGTGAAAAAGGCCGCTTTACTCCAAGTGTTCTTGCAGCCAGCCCAGCAGACCGTTATAGTCCAGTGTTCCCGACGCCACGCGCAGGATCGTTTCGATCAGATCATCGTCTTCATAGGACAATGTGATCTGGTTGATGTCCAGAAAGACCAGCATCGCGTGCGTACCTATCCGCTTGTTGCCGTCGATAAACGGGTGGTTGCAGATCAATCCAAACCCCAGCCGGGCGGCCTTCTCCAACAGAGAGGGGTAGAGTTCCTGATCGGCAAAGGTCTGGAACGGTGTGCTGACAGCCGAGTCCAAAAGCCCCTCGTCCCGGATGCCATCCGATCCGCCGGATTGTCGGATCAGTGCCGAATGCAGCAGAAGTATCTGCCGTTTGGTCAACACCTTCATTTGGCAAGCTCCTCATAGACACGCTTGTTGCGATCCATCAGCTTCAGCGAGGAAGCCAGTACATCGTCGTCTGCTGCGGCCTGCATGGCATCTGCCTGATTGAACTCGTAGATGATATACCGGGGTGCGTTGTTTTTCAGGATGACCGCTGAGCCGAACTGGTCTACCAGACGCGCAACTTTGGAAAAATTCTGGTTTGCGACCGAGATGGGCACCATCGTATCCGTATTGATATTCATAACATCAGACTCCCTTCTGTCTTTAGTATACTCAAATCGTAGGATAAATTCAACCTAGATTTATCATTCCACTCCCAGACCGCAGAAAAAGCCGCCGCGCCCCCGGTCTTCCCGGGCGGCACGGCGGCTTCTGTTTTCTTTAGTCCTGCGTTTCCTTTTTTATCCCGAACAGTCTGCGGAGCAGCCCCCTCAGACACTTGGGGCTTTTGAGCACGACCACCTGCATAGCGCCGACCACCTTTCTCTCGTTTTCTATGCCATTATAGGCGGGCGGGGCGCAGAATGTGACTCTCAGCTCAGGATCGGGCCATCCGGCACCGTCTCCACCACCACCAGCGCACCCTTCCGGGTGGAGATGGTGATGCAGTCGGAGCCGTCGGCGTACTCGTTGCTGACGCCGAGGGGGTAGCCTGCGGTGAGGACGGCGTCCGTCAGCTCGTAGAACGAGCCGCGCTCCGAGACGCCCTCGGCCCTGCCCTCCATCGGGAAGACGGAGAGGTAGAAGTATTTGCCCTTCGGGTAGCGGCGGGTCTCGCCGGGCATCACGAAGGTAATGCGGCTACGCTCGTCGAGGAGCGTGGCCCGGACGCCCCGCTGCTCAAGGCCGAGGCCGGTGCAGAGGTTCGCCAGCGTGTGCTCGAGGCGTCTGCCGCCCAGCGCACCCAGCAAAAGCGCCTCGTCGAAGCCCTTCTCGGAGGCCAGCTTTGCCGCATATTCGGTGTCGGTGTCGTCCTTGACGTGGGGCAGGACGATGATGCCGTCCTCCTGCGCCGGGCAGGGCGCGGTGTCGAAGTCGCCCACGATGATGTCGGGGCGGCAGCCCAGCGGCTCACAGTTGCGGTAGCCCGCGTCGCAGGCGATGATGGTGTCGTCGGGCCGCAGCGCCGCCGCCAGCGCAGGGCTGACGGGGCAGGCCGACAAAATAACACAGCGGGACATTGATTTCCTTCTTTCTAGGGCCTGCCCCCGTAAGCGAGGCCCACCCTTTTGCGTAAAATTACACTTTCAGCGGGCAGTTCAGAGTGGCCCGGCTCGCCAGTGGCTCCCCCTTTGGGGGAGCTGGCGCGGAGCGCCTGAGAGGGCAAGGACGCTGACAAGACAGCTCCACACAGCGATCGTATTGCTCTGACAAAAAGGCCGCCTATCGCTGCGCAGCAGCTCTGTCGTAACTGGCTTGCCCTCTCCGTCTGCTTCGCAGACACCTCTCCCAAAGGGAGAGGCTTTTGCTCACGGGAAGGCTTTGCCTTACACTCCCCTCGGCCTCTGCCATTCCTTCACGTCCTTGACCTCGTCGTACATGGCGCAGTAGCTGTCGTAGCGGGTCTGGGAGAGCTTGCCCTCGGCCAGCGCGGCCCGGACGGCGCAGCCCTTCTCCGAGCGGTGGGAGCAGCCGGTGAACTGGCACTCGCCGAGGTAGGGGCCGAACTCCGGGAAAGCGTGCTCCAGGTTCTCCTTGGGGATGAAGCCCGCCCGGCTGGCCTCGAGGCTGGCAAAGCCCGGGGTGTCGGCGATTCGCCCGCCAAAGGCTTCAAAGATCGTCACCTCGCGGGTGGTGTGGCGGCCCCGGCCCAGCTTCTGGCTGATGGCAGCGGTCTCCCGCTCCACATCGGGCAGCAGGGCGTTCAGGAGGGTGGATTTGCCCACGCCCGAGTTGCCGCAGAAGGCGCAGAGACGGCCATTGATCCAGTTCCGGATCTCGTCGAGGCCCTCCCCCGTCCGGTGGTCGATGCGGATGAAGGGCAGCGTGGACTTCTCGTAGGCACTGCGCAGGAACTCCGCCTCGGCGAGGTCGCCCTTGGTGCAGACGATGACGGGCTGGACGCCCTTGTCCACGGCGATGGCCGAGAGCTTGTCCAGCACGAGGGTGCTGGGGGTGGGCTGGGTGGTGCTGGCCACGAGGAACAGCACGTCGAGGTTGGCCATCGGCGGGCGGACGAAGACGTTCC is a genomic window containing:
- a CDS encoding DUF3794 and LysM peptidoglycan-binding domain-containing protein, with amino-acid sequence MELKVFRDVLPAAGADCTAKAELPLETELLISDYLPPVQRIVKCFAQPVVLQKQLAPGRLTLEGYLRCTVYYQGEEGAGLCQTEQKLPFTKTLELPSFGATAWTACVEGQTEYLNCRAVNSRRIEVRGAYGLVVSVHAQLSTEVITALSEGGIEQKLTTLGGVRRAATLEKLVTIEGALTFPKPPAAILDITGTAEVRELKRMQGKAVAKGTLRALCAWRAEGDAALLSQTAELPFHQIVDVEGLSEDCQCLCTLAPVGFAAAEGETAEDGSASTTLTATALLRLSGWRPYQLQCVADAFSTRFAAEVTPQTIATEGLLCTLDETTVLRGSGPLPDAGAHILACFASFGPVSLTRSEGRAALTARAVVSAFAENTLGEIECYEKALDYALPLPADLPPDAQAYPECWLTVQDVQCTSAGGALEVSLTVRAEGAVLVRQTWPLVGGVELGDPLAPADPEVSLRICYAQAGEELFAIAKRYHVSPGQMLAANDLPEGTERLDEAQRLLVPGV
- a CDS encoding type II toxin-antitoxin system death-on-curing family toxin, which translates into the protein MKVLTKRQILLLHSALIRQSGGSDGIRDEGLLDSAVSTPFQTFADQELYPSLLEKAARLGFGLICNHPFIDGNKRIGTHAMLVFLDINQITLSYEDDDLIETILRVASGTLDYNGLLGWLQEHLE
- a CDS encoding type II toxin-antitoxin system Phd/YefM family antitoxin encodes the protein MNINTDTMVPISVANQNFSKVARLVDQFGSAVILKNNAPRYIIYEFNQADAMQAAADDDVLASSLKLMDRNKRVYEELAK
- a CDS encoding thiamine diphosphokinase, which translates into the protein MSRCVILSACPVSPALAAALRPDDTIIACDAGYRNCEPLGCRPDIIVGDFDTAPCPAQEDGIIVLPHVKDDTDTEYAAKLASEKGFDEALLLGALGGRRLEHTLANLCTGLGLEQRGVRATLLDERSRITFVMPGETRRYPKGKYFYLSVFPMEGRAEGVSERGSFYELTDAVLTAGYPLGVSNEYADGSDCITISTRKGALVVVETVPDGPILS
- the rsgA gene encoding ribosome small subunit-dependent GTPase A, giving the protein MTGYITKGIGGFYYVKTSEGIVECKPRGIFRKQKLTPVAGDVVTLETENGAAVIASIAPRRNVFVRPPMANLDVLFLVASTTQPTPSTLVLDKLSAIAVDKGVQPVIVCTKGDLAEAEFLRSAYEKSTLPFIRIDHRTGEGLDEIRNWINGRLCAFCGNSGVGKSTLLNALLPDVERETAAISQKLGRGRHTTREVTIFEAFGGRIADTPGFASLEASRAGFIPKENLEHAFPEFGPYLGECQFTGCSHRSEKGCAVRAALAEGKLSQTRYDSYCAMYDEVKDVKEWQRPRGV